TTTAAGATATTCTCTATCACTATCTAAATAATTAGATACATCATTTCCTTCTATTAAAAATGTATAGTTCATATCTTTAACTAATCTATTATTAAGATCATCTTCCTTAAAAGCGCTATATCCCACTACTGATAATGGCACTAGAATTAATGTAATAATGATAGCCATTACAAAAGACATAGTTCTAGTACTAATGATTTTTGTCTTATCTTCAATTATTCTTTCATTAAAAACTAATTCTCTTTGCTTTTTCTTTTCTTCATCGCTTTTCAGATTATATTCTTTTATATAATCTGAATAATGTTTAGATACAACATCTATATCACCATATTCTTTAAGCTTTCCACCTTCAATCCATAAACCTTTATTGCAAAAACTCTTAACCTGATTTAATGAATGACTTACAAAAAATATCGTCTTTCCTTTTTCCTTAAACTCATTCATCTTATTCATACATTTTGCTGAAAATCCACTATCTCCTACAGATAATGCTTCATCTATAATGATTATGTCTGGATTTAAGAATATTGATATAGAAAACCCAAGCCTAGATTTCATACCACTAGAATATTTTTTAACAGGTTGATATAAAAAATCTCCTAATTCCGAAAACTCTGCAACATCTTCGGTGATTTCATTTATTCTACTTCTAGATAGTCCTAATAATGCACCTTTTACTCTTATATTTTCTAATCCTGTAAGTTGATTATTAAGACCAGTATTAATGGCAATAAGGGCCTGTTCTCCATTTATCTTTACTTCTCCAGAGTCCTCCACTGATATTCCTGCCAAAATTCTAGATAATGTAGATTTTCCAGATCCATTAGTTCCAAGAATACCTACAACATCACCTTTTTTAACATTGAAAGTTATGTCTTGTAGTGCATAAAAACTTTTCTTTTCTATCTTCTTTTTTGATTTATTTTTACCCTTTAACTTAAAAACCTTTGAAACCTCTTTAAAGCTCACTGAATATTTATTGTCCATCTTTTCACTCCAACTATAATAAATCTATAAACTTATGTTTAAACTTATATATAAGATTGCTCCCTATAATAAATAACACTGCTACAGTCAGCCAAAATATAGCCATTTCCCTCGGTGTAGCTAAAATACCTTTATGATAAAAGAAACAATCCCTATATCCTTCAACAATATAAAATATAGGATTACACTTCATTATCATCTTAATAGATACAGGAAGCTTATCCATGGTCCATAATATAGGTGTTAAATACATAAGTATTCTCATAGATGCATTTACCATCTTTCTAACATCTTTAGTAAATACATTTAGTGAAGCTGTTATCATGGACAATGATGTTGTTAATGTTACAATACATATTATGTAATAAAATACTTGAAGATTATATACGCTCGGTCTCATGCCTCGAATTAAGAATAGAAAATAAACGATAACTAACATAAAACAATGATTAAATAACTCCTTTAAAACCACTGTTGCTGGAAGTATACTGATAGGAAATTTCATTTTAGTTATTACATTAATTTTAGAACTTATGGCATTTACCCCTTTAGTTATACATGGACTAATAAAAAACCATACTAAAAGTCCAGCCATCATCCAATCCAAAAACTCTACACCACTTACTGCTTCCCCTCCTCTTATCCCTATTCCAAAGACAAACCAATAAGTAGATACTTGAATTAGTGGATTAAGTATATTCCAAATAATACCTAACTTTGAATCCCTCATATCTGACAATAATTCATACTTGGAAATAGATAATATTCTATAGACATTCCTTATATTCTCATTTACTACATAAATAATACTTTTCATAGAACTAGTCACCTATTTTGATTTTTTTGTATATTAACATAAACTTAACATCATTATACCGTATTTTTTGACAATTATAAGAAAGAGTGTTCCCTATATTTTTACACAAAAAAATCACCGTTCCTTACTTTTTATATGTACATTATTGATTCTTTCGCAACTGGAATATTAATGTATTTTTTACTTTTTATTATAGTTTTTCCGGTGATAATTATAGTTCTATCCTCATTATTTTTGCAGTTACAAAAAATAAATTTTAAAAATTATTTCTTCTTATATGAAGTAAAAAAACATCTTAGAAAAATTTCTAAGATGTTTTAACAATATTTATTTTAATATGCATTTCCTAATATATAAATCTGTTCTACTTAAGTAGTGGTATATAACTAATTATGGTTTAAATAGAAATTGTATAACCATTACCACTACTTAACTGCAACAGATAGATATATCCGCCAAAAGTATATTCTCCTCATAGATAATAAATTTTTCTATGTTTCTAATATTACTTTTTTATATTTTTCTATAATTGAATCTCTATCGATATTTTCTATAAACTCTCTTCCTCGCCTGCCCATTCCATCAATTATATTTGGTTCCTCTAGTACTGCTCTAATTTCCTTATATAATGAAGCATAATCTCCTGAATCTATAACGATACCGCATTTTATATTTTCAATGATATTTCTTGCTTCACTGTTCTCTTCTAATAATGCAATAATAGGTTTGCCAACAGCCATAGGTATATAGATTTCTTCTGGAAACAATATACCTCTCATTCCTTTCATATAAGGAACTAATATTATATCTGCTGCATTAGCTGCATATAAAAATTCTTCTTTTAAAATAGATATAAATTTTACATTATCTAATCTATATCGCAGGGCACTTTCTTCTGCTATCTTTCTTCCAACACCATTTCCTGAAAAAACAAAAATTACATCTTCTCTATCCCTAAACCTTGATATAGTCTCTACAATGCTATTGAGATCATTATAAAGTTCCATATCTCCTAAATACATTACTACTAATTTATTTTCTAAATCATATTTTTTCTTAAACTGATAAATATTTTCATCATATTTATCTAATGGATATATATTATCAATATCTATATATTTATTTATAAATACATTACTTGGCATATTACTAGTATCTTTAAATCTATTTTGCAAAATCACCCTCATGTCCTTAGACCTTAAAATCACCTTATCAGAAACTCTACAACTATATGTATCTATAAACATTTGTAATCTTAACAGAAGCTTATTTTCTACTGCTCCAGAAACTTCCCTCTCCTCAGGAATAAACTCTTCTACATTATAAATCATTTTTGTTTTCTTTATAAACTTTCCCACAACCCCTAAAATTCCACCAAGTATTGGCGGATTTGATACTGCAAAAACATAATCTACCTTAACTAAAGATTTCGTTATCTTCATAGCATTTATAAAATATACTATAAAATTTTTTATACTTCTTGCATCATAAATAATCTTCTTTTTAGATATAGTAATTCTAATAAAATTTATCTTATCTTTTTTCTCTTCGTAATATCTCTGTTTTTTATTGCCCAGTAGTTTTCCTTCACCATCTATAGTTATAATTGTTATGTTAAAATATCTTTTCATTTCATTAAATATGTCACGTAAATCATTATATTCAAATGATGATTTAGGATAAAACCATGGAATATAAATTAATATTTCCTTTTTCAAAGCCATAATATTATCCCCTTTATTTTTATATTGAATTAATGATATCATAAAATCAATGAATTTTTTGACATATATTGTTATATGCATTTCTATTAATGTTTTTAATACTTAGCTATTCTCTTCTTGAAGTTTTCTTATATTAAATATTAAATTTTTAAAACTCTTAGCTGATTTTTCAAAGTTCCAATGAAGTATTTTATCATAAGACACTTCTCCTCTATCTTTTGAACTATCATTATAAAATATTTTGTCTATTTTAGATGCCAAATCCGTAGAGTTCCTAGGATTAAATACATATCCATTTCCATCTACTAAATCTAATGCACATCCACAATGTTCCGATACGATAATAGGTAACCTTGCATACATTGCCTCATTTACTACTAATCCCCACGGTTCAAACATTGATGGTAATACAAACAAATCTGAGGCATAATAATACTTGAACAATTCTTCCTTTTTTTCAATAGATCCAGTAATTATTATTTTCACATTCTTCTTCTTTGCCAAATACAAAAGTGATAATTTTTCGGTACCATCTCCAGTAATCAATAATACTATATCATCACGCTTAAGAGTTGCTATTGCTTTAATTATTACTTTTACGTTATTTGATGTAGTAAGATTTCCAGCATAGTTTATTACCTTCGCTTCATTGCTTATTCCGTATTTTCTTCTTATTTCTTCTCTTATATTTTTTCTTTCAGGATACAATTTAATAATTTTTTCTCCATCTACTGTTAAATATTTAGGAAATATTTTTTTAATGGGGTATTGAAAAAATTCTATTAAGTCTTTATAAACCATTTTCCCACTAGCCCAAATATAGCTTGACTCACTTACAATATAATTTTTAAAAAGCAAACTAAAAGTAGATTCTTTTTCATCCTCTCTACTTTTACTAATGCCATCAGCAATAATTACATAAGGCTTTTTAAATAATTTACACAATATACCAAGAATTATATAGCTTGATTCTTCATATCCTCCAATAAAAATTACGTCATTACTTCTTACAATATTAATTAGTCCTCTATGATTATTTAAAACTCTTCCAAAAAATCTACCTTTTTTAAGATACGTTTCTTCAAATAAATTCGTCTCCTTATTTTTCGATGGCACACCATCAGTATAATAAACTTTTATAGTCTCATCTTTATTACATTTACATAACTCTTCTATTTCCTTTGTTCTATATGTATCTGTATTATTTATAACCATAGCAATTTTCATATTTCTTTCTCCATCCAATATTTCTTTTTATAAGTAAATATATGCTTAGATGAATTAATTCTTGATAATATTGAAAAATAAAATAAGGAACTGTAAAAGAAATTTAATAATCCTTTTACAGTTCCTTATTAACTTATTATTTATAAATCCCTATATGCTAAACTTATTTACATTTTCACTTAACTTTTCTTTATTTTCTTGTAGGGATACATTTATATCTTTAATATCTTCTATTATATTATTTTGTACATCTATTGTTTCTGAAATTCCCTTTATATCTCCAGAAACTTTTTTAGATAAAAGTTCTAACTTCTCTATTATTTCTTCTAAAAATTCTTTCTTACTTTCTATTGAACTCATTTGATTTTGTATATTACTAACCTTATTTTGATTTTCTAATACATAATCATGAATTTTTCTATAAGCAGTCTTTGTATTATTACTTATTTGCATTCTTTCATCTGATAAACTTTGTATCTCGGATTCAATTACATTAAACTTTTCATTTTCATTAATTAAATATTTAAGTAATTTTTTTATTTCATTTACACAGACTTGTGTTTGTAAGGATAGATTTTTAACTTCATTAGCTACTACCATAAATCCTTTTCCTTCTTCACCAGCTCTCACTGCTTCAATACTTGCATTTAAAGCCAGAAGTTCTGTCTGCTCAGAAATACTAGATATGTTACTTGTTATATCCTCTATAGATTTTACGCTTCCTTTGAAATTATTTACTATAGCTTCAATCTCTGAAATTTGCGTATTAGTCTTTTCTTCTATAATATCTAAATCATTAATAACTATTAAGCTATCTTTACTTATATCACTTGTTTTTTTCATATCCTGTGAAGTAACACCAATTTCTTTATTTATAAATTCAATATCAGTTGATAATTCATTTACTTCTTCACGAACATTTTCTATATCACTTTCTAAATTCTCTACGGATATTTTTATAGACTTAGAAGCATCAAGAATATTTGTAAATCCATTATTAAAGTTTTCAATATTATCTGATAATATTGCTGTAGTATCAGCTAATGTAGCTTCACTATCACTTATATCCCCAACCATATTCTTTAGTGATATGGCAACATTATTTATAGATTCACATATATCTCCGATCTCATCATTTCTATATTTAACAAAGGTATTATAACTTTTTATATCTCCTCTTGATATATTCTCAAGTTCTTTAGATATAATTTTTAATCTAGAAACAATACTTCTTACAAGATACATA
Above is a genomic segment from Clostridium bornimense containing:
- a CDS encoding ABC transporter permease; this encodes MKSIIYVVNENIRNVYRILSISKYELLSDMRDSKLGIIWNILNPLIQVSTYWFVFGIGIRGGEAVSGVEFLDWMMAGLLVWFFISPCITKGVNAISSKINVITKMKFPISILPATVVLKELFNHCFMLVIVYFLFLIRGMRPSVYNLQVFYYIICIVTLTTSLSMITASLNVFTKDVRKMVNASMRILMYLTPILWTMDKLPVSIKMIMKCNPIFYIVEGYRDCFFYHKGILATPREMAIFWLTVAVLFIIGSNLIYKFKHKFIDLL
- a CDS encoding glycosyltransferase family 4 protein, yielding MALKKEILIYIPWFYPKSSFEYNDLRDIFNEMKRYFNITIITIDGEGKLLGNKKQRYYEEKKDKINFIRITISKKKIIYDARSIKNFIVYFINAMKITKSLVKVDYVFAVSNPPILGGILGVVGKFIKKTKMIYNVEEFIPEEREVSGAVENKLLLRLQMFIDTYSCRVSDKVILRSKDMRVILQNRFKDTSNMPSNVFINKYIDIDNIYPLDKYDENIYQFKKKYDLENKLVVMYLGDMELYNDLNSIVETISRFRDREDVIFVFSGNGVGRKIAEESALRYRLDNVKFISILKEEFLYAANAADIILVPYMKGMRGILFPEEIYIPMAVGKPIIALLEENSEARNIIENIKCGIVIDSGDYASLYKEIRAVLEEPNIIDGMGRRGREFIENIDRDSIIEKYKKVILET
- a CDS encoding glycosyltransferase family 4 protein produces the protein MKIAMVINNTDTYRTKEIEELCKCNKDETIKVYYTDGVPSKNKETNLFEETYLKKGRFFGRVLNNHRGLINIVRSNDVIFIGGYEESSYIILGILCKLFKKPYVIIADGISKSREDEKESTFSLLFKNYIVSESSYIWASGKMVYKDLIEFFQYPIKKIFPKYLTVDGEKIIKLYPERKNIREEIRRKYGISNEAKVINYAGNLTTSNNVKVIIKAIATLKRDDIVLLITGDGTEKLSLLYLAKKKNVKIIITGSIEKKEELFKYYYASDLFVLPSMFEPWGLVVNEAMYARLPIIVSEHCGCALDLVDGNGYVFNPRNSTDLASKIDKIFYNDSSKDRGEVSYDKILHWNFEKSAKSFKNLIFNIRKLQEENS
- a CDS encoding methyl-accepting chemotaxis protein, giving the protein MDNKRKRTETKYLCIFIVMVSIIVATSNCMVFIKIFKDVEANYKSAELNKTMMYSEQLNNYMIEYETLIKEGAKNILSIEDRDTNKILDMFDLLVKDNEDILFTYVVYTDTKQSVFSDRWDPGEGYNFEERAFYMAPLEEEKLTYIEPQYDIYTEQYVITIGEPIYNNNNEIIAVTGATINLSKIISKINNLNKNSDDSNYLMLVDDNGNIVSHRNEDYINGEELINLEEVEELGYDNIYSNYVKGNKTSGKLKMKNGTSYCFTDKVGDTGWSLIQVTDDSAITSIRKTAIIYVISIVIVMTGICSIILMYLVRSIVSRLKIISKELENISRGDIKSYNTFVKYRNDEIGDICESINNVAISLKNMVGDISDSEATLADTTAILSDNIENFNNGFTNILDASKSIKISVENLESDIENVREEVNELSTDIEFINKEIGVTSQDMKKTSDISKDSLIVINDLDIIEEKTNTQISEIEAIVNNFKGSVKSIEDITSNISSISEQTELLALNASIEAVRAGEEGKGFMVVANEVKNLSLQTQVCVNEIKKLLKYLINENEKFNVIESEIQSLSDERMQISNNTKTAYRKIHDYVLENQNKVSNIQNQMSSIESKKEFLEEIIEKLELLSKKVSGDIKGISETIDVQNNIIEDIKDINVSLQENKEKLSENVNKFSI